From Echinicola soli, a single genomic window includes:
- a CDS encoding class I SAM-dependent methyltransferase: protein MKKNLYDKVVFFYDRLAMTVLGTAHKESKYAFLDRVSEGDQVLCIGGGTGENLPVLANKVGRLGKVYFVEASQKMMGSAKSQLTADLLDRVVFLHQTDFSVLPNQLFDWIITQYLLDILSDKEIDSLFLAIKQREKPSAHWILVDFFDQPAKRWLQWIMIRFFRLTTGNPRNDLPKYHQFFEKHGWKLREEENFKGGWIKAACFKKV, encoded by the coding sequence ATGAAAAAGAACCTGTACGACAAGGTGGTGTTTTTTTATGATCGGTTGGCGATGACTGTGTTGGGAACGGCACATAAAGAAAGTAAATACGCTTTTTTAGACAGGGTGAGCGAAGGGGATCAGGTATTATGCATAGGTGGAGGCACTGGAGAAAATCTTCCGGTGCTAGCTAATAAGGTAGGTAGGCTAGGGAAAGTTTACTTCGTAGAAGCTTCACAAAAAATGATGGGGAGCGCCAAAAGCCAACTCACTGCAGACCTGCTTGACCGTGTGGTCTTTCTACATCAAACAGATTTTAGTGTGTTGCCGAACCAACTATTTGATTGGATAATCACCCAATATCTGCTGGATATTCTGTCTGATAAGGAGATTGATAGCTTGTTTTTGGCGATCAAACAGAGGGAAAAGCCATCGGCCCACTGGATTTTGGTAGATTTTTTTGATCAGCCCGCTAAGCGGTGGCTTCAGTGGATAATGATCCGATTTTTTAGGTTAACTACTGGGAATCCTCGAAATGATCTGCCAAAGTATCACCAATTTTTCGAAAAACATGGATGGAAGCTCAGGGAGGAAGAAAATTTC
- a CDS encoding M28 family peptidase has product MKRNYILAAAMGLMLSWQATAQEQSLAEKYAGTISDADLEEHLSYLASDEMEGRETGEKGQKMAAEYLSGFYNEIGLEGPVDGKYSQPFSLASVSFGDIYLKVGKQKLVNNEDFVFIGDGDVKKEKTELVFLGLANEENLEKVDVEGKFVGLWAIGQQAGGLMDQIWEAGATGIIVVTMEGQSNFDRLANRYKSLSGKGRLGFEKPTEQKPVFLVSSDKMASLFEKSVEELKQAAKDDPASISSQKVRYKIEKNKEMVGTENVMGYLEGTDKKDEVLVISSHYDHIGINSKGEINNGADDDGSGTVSVMEIAQAFATAAKEGDRPRRSVLFLNVSGEEKGLLGSEYYTENPIFPLENTVNNLNIDMVGRVDYEYQDAEDQDYVYVIGSEMLASQLKTIIEYNNITHTDLILDYRYDAEDDPNRFYYRSDHYNFAKHNIPVAFFFNGVHDDYHQPTDTVDKIEFGLLEKRAKLIFYTAWDLANRDKRTPVDGSNDRGER; this is encoded by the coding sequence ATGAAGAGAAATTATATCTTGGCCGCTGCCATGGGCCTTATGCTTTCCTGGCAAGCCACTGCCCAAGAGCAGTCACTGGCTGAAAAATACGCCGGTACGATCAGTGATGCAGACTTAGAGGAACACCTTTCCTATTTGGCATCAGATGAAATGGAAGGCAGGGAAACAGGTGAAAAAGGCCAGAAAATGGCTGCAGAATACCTGAGCGGATTTTATAACGAAATCGGACTGGAAGGACCAGTCGATGGCAAATACAGCCAGCCGTTCTCCTTGGCCAGCGTTTCCTTTGGAGACATTTACCTCAAAGTGGGCAAGCAAAAGCTGGTCAACAACGAAGACTTTGTGTTCATCGGTGACGGTGATGTGAAAAAGGAAAAAACAGAGCTGGTTTTCCTGGGCCTTGCCAATGAAGAGAACCTCGAAAAGGTGGACGTGGAAGGTAAATTCGTCGGCCTGTGGGCCATCGGCCAGCAAGCAGGCGGCTTGATGGACCAAATCTGGGAAGCAGGCGCCACAGGTATCATCGTGGTGACCATGGAAGGCCAATCCAACTTTGACCGCTTGGCCAACCGCTACAAATCTCTTAGCGGAAAAGGCCGATTGGGCTTTGAAAAGCCAACCGAGCAAAAGCCGGTATTCCTGGTAAGCTCCGATAAAATGGCCAGCTTGTTCGAGAAATCCGTAGAAGAACTTAAGCAAGCTGCCAAAGACGATCCTGCCAGCATTTCTTCCCAAAAAGTGCGCTACAAGATCGAAAAGAACAAAGAAATGGTAGGCACCGAAAATGTAATGGGCTACCTAGAAGGCACGGACAAAAAAGATGAAGTCCTCGTGATCTCTTCCCACTATGACCACATTGGTATCAATAGCAAAGGGGAAATCAACAATGGTGCAGATGATGATGGCTCCGGTACAGTTTCTGTCATGGAAATAGCCCAGGCATTTGCTACCGCCGCAAAGGAAGGCGACCGACCAAGGAGATCGGTACTTTTCCTCAATGTCTCTGGTGAAGAAAAAGGCCTCTTGGGATCGGAGTATTATACCGAAAACCCCATTTTCCCGCTCGAAAACACCGTAAATAACCTTAACATCGACATGGTGGGCCGAGTGGACTACGAATACCAAGATGCCGAAGACCAGGATTATGTCTATGTGATCGGTTCTGAAATGCTGGCTTCTCAGCTGAAAACCATCATCGAATACAATAACATTACCCACACGGATTTGATATTGGATTACCGCTATGATGCGGAAGATGATCCGAACAGGTTCTACTACCGTTCTGACCATTATAACTTCGCCAAGCACAATATCCCCGTAGCATTCTTCTTTAACGGTGTGCATGACGACTATCACCAGCCTACTGACACCGTGGACAAGATCGAATTTGGTCTACTGGAAAAAAGGGCCAAACTGATCTTCTACACCGCCTGGGACCTGGCCAACAGGGACAAAAGAACGCCCGTGGACGGCAGCAACGACCGGGGTGAACGATAA
- a CDS encoding Crp/Fnr family transcriptional regulator codes for MNIENILNEVGAVYSPLSAECRREFMASLKIRTFKKGEVVVREGQYSKSGYLIVKGCSRAYYLKNGKDISDWFTFENQFMASVVSFFSDKPSPHYVEFVEDSTVLEFSKDIVDGLSEKHHDFERLIRKVVTETMLGLCERLDTIQFSRAEERYRQLLEIHPDITNRIPLTHIASYLGITLETLSRIRSPKVRI; via the coding sequence ATGAATATTGAAAACATCCTGAACGAAGTCGGAGCGGTCTATTCTCCGCTATCCGCTGAATGCCGACGGGAATTTATGGCCAGTTTGAAAATTCGCACCTTCAAGAAAGGAGAGGTGGTCGTACGTGAAGGTCAATATTCCAAAAGTGGTTACCTGATCGTAAAAGGATGCTCAAGGGCCTATTATCTAAAAAACGGCAAGGACATATCTGACTGGTTTACCTTTGAAAATCAATTTATGGCCTCCGTGGTCAGCTTTTTTAGCGACAAGCCAAGCCCCCATTATGTGGAATTTGTCGAAGATTCCACCGTGTTGGAGTTTTCAAAAGACATCGTGGACGGCCTTTCTGAAAAGCACCATGATTTTGAACGGTTGATCAGAAAAGTGGTCACCGAGACGATGCTGGGACTGTGTGAGCGATTGGATACCATTCAGTTTAGCAGAGCTGAAGAAAGATATCGCCAACTTTTAGAAATTCATCCTGACATTACCAATAGAATTCCCCTTACCCATATTGCTTCATACCTGGGAATTACCTTGGAGACCCTGAGCAGAATACGGAGTCCTAAAGTCCGAATTTGA
- a CDS encoding IS4 family transposase: protein MCNITLFSQIIKKIDRSIFKKLVKEKQTDKGCKGFDSWTHLVSMLFCHFAKSTSVRDISNGLRSATGNLNHLGIAKAPSKSSISYQNKRRDSDLFRDLYYSLLGSLGQQAAVKRSKLRIKVPVYLLDATVISLCLSVFDWATFRTKKGAVKMHTLLEYDGKLPVYVNITEGSVGDNKGAYDIPLEKGSVIVADRYYNDFPMLNVWDSKGVFFVIRHKGNLAFSTVEERELPETTAQHVLKDEEIELTNPQSKTKYKGRLRRVAVWDEENRQTIELITNNFAWAAQTIGDLYKSRWEIEVFFRDIKQLLHIKTFIGTSKNAVMIQIWTALITILLIKVMKATAKFGWHLSNLVAFIRLNIFVKIELQKWLDSPFTEPEKPPLKIVQGDLFAQTP, encoded by the coding sequence ATGTGTAATATTACATTGTTTTCACAGATTATTAAAAAGATAGACCGATCAATTTTCAAGAAATTGGTCAAGGAAAAGCAAACCGATAAGGGCTGCAAGGGATTTGACAGCTGGACGCATCTTGTCTCGATGTTGTTCTGCCATTTTGCCAAGAGCACCTCGGTAAGGGACATTTCCAACGGACTCCGGTCTGCTACCGGGAACCTTAACCATCTTGGTATTGCCAAAGCCCCCTCCAAATCAAGTATCAGCTATCAGAACAAACGAAGGGATTCGGACCTGTTCAGGGACCTTTACTATTCCCTACTGGGAAGTTTAGGACAGCAGGCAGCTGTCAAGAGGTCCAAACTCAGGATCAAGGTCCCCGTTTACCTGCTCGATGCCACGGTGATCAGCCTTTGTCTTTCGGTGTTTGACTGGGCTACTTTCCGTACCAAAAAGGGAGCTGTAAAGATGCACACCCTGCTGGAATATGACGGGAAACTCCCTGTTTACGTGAACATTACCGAGGGGAGTGTCGGGGATAATAAAGGAGCTTACGACATTCCCTTGGAAAAGGGCTCGGTGATCGTCGCCGACCGGTATTACAATGACTTCCCCATGCTCAACGTCTGGGACAGCAAAGGGGTGTTCTTCGTGATCAGGCACAAGGGAAACCTTGCCTTCAGCACCGTCGAAGAACGGGAGCTGCCCGAAACAACCGCCCAACATGTGCTCAAAGACGAAGAAATCGAACTGACCAACCCACAATCCAAAACCAAGTATAAGGGAAGGCTCAGAAGAGTGGCCGTGTGGGATGAGGAAAACCGGCAGACCATTGAACTGATCACCAACAACTTTGCCTGGGCGGCCCAGACCATTGGGGACCTCTACAAATCAAGATGGGAGATTGAGGTGTTTTTTCGGGACATCAAGCAGCTATTGCATATCAAAACCTTTATCGGAACCTCTAAAAATGCAGTAATGATCCAGATATGGACGGCTTTGATCACCATCCTGCTGATCAAAGTCATGAAGGCAACAGCTAAATTCGGCTGGCACCTGTCCAATCTGGTGGCCTTTATCCGGCTCAATATATTCGTGAAAATCGAACTGCAAAAATGGCTTGATAGCCCATTTACGGAACCCGAAAAACCACCCCTGAAAATAGTACAGGGGGATCTGTTTGCTCAAACTCCTTAA
- a CDS encoding acyl-CoA dehydrogenase family protein, producing MKNLLQSFSNIKSLIKNIDFAKLNQLSQKVDLNEMVGIVSQMSESDLAKMMKMMKGGGKKRELPPVNGDFYELEKTLAPHEQEIVAKVRDFMEKEVRPIANEYWNKGHFPMHIIPKMAELGIAGLTYKGYGCPGHSALLEGFLAMEMARVDTSISTFFGVQSGLAMGSIYVCGSEEQKQEWLPKMQKMDVIGAFGLTEPKVGSGVAGGLTTTCKREGDEWVINGQKKWIGNATFSDITVIWARDLDDHQVKGFIVRKDNPGFHPEKIENKMALRTVQNALITMKDCRVPESDRLQNANSFKDTSEILRLTRAGVAWQAVGCGRGAYEAALRYTNERKQFGRPIASFQLVQDLLVTMLGDLTAMQTMVYRLSKMQDAGELKDEHASLAKVFCTLRMRTIVDHSRELFGGNGILLEYDIARFVADAEAIYSYEGTKEINSLIVGRAITGHSAFV from the coding sequence ATGAAAAATTTACTGCAGTCCTTTTCCAATATCAAATCACTGATCAAAAACATAGATTTTGCCAAACTCAACCAACTATCCCAGAAGGTCGACCTCAATGAAATGGTGGGAATCGTCTCACAAATGAGTGAATCAGACCTGGCCAAGATGATGAAAATGATGAAAGGAGGTGGCAAAAAAAGGGAGCTTCCACCGGTGAACGGAGATTTTTATGAATTGGAAAAAACGTTGGCACCGCACGAACAGGAAATCGTGGCCAAAGTCCGCGATTTTATGGAAAAAGAAGTACGTCCCATCGCCAATGAATACTGGAACAAGGGGCATTTCCCCATGCATATCATTCCAAAGATGGCCGAATTGGGCATTGCTGGCTTGACCTACAAAGGTTATGGCTGTCCGGGACACTCCGCACTGCTGGAAGGTTTTCTTGCCATGGAAATGGCCCGGGTAGACACGTCTATTTCCACCTTCTTTGGCGTACAATCCGGTCTGGCCATGGGCTCGATCTACGTCTGTGGTTCGGAAGAACAAAAGCAGGAATGGCTCCCTAAAATGCAAAAAATGGACGTTATCGGTGCCTTTGGATTGACGGAGCCCAAAGTAGGCTCAGGTGTGGCTGGAGGCCTGACAACCACCTGCAAACGAGAAGGAGACGAATGGGTCATCAATGGCCAGAAAAAGTGGATCGGCAATGCCACCTTCTCTGATATTACCGTGATCTGGGCAAGGGATTTGGACGACCATCAGGTCAAGGGGTTCATCGTCCGCAAAGACAACCCAGGCTTTCATCCAGAGAAAATTGAAAATAAAATGGCACTGCGAACGGTCCAAAATGCCTTGATCACCATGAAAGACTGCCGCGTTCCGGAAAGTGACCGCCTCCAAAATGCCAATTCATTTAAAGACACTTCCGAAATACTCAGACTTACCCGTGCTGGGGTGGCTTGGCAAGCTGTGGGCTGCGGACGAGGTGCTTACGAGGCCGCACTTCGCTATACCAATGAGCGAAAGCAATTTGGTCGGCCTATTGCTAGTTTCCAGCTGGTCCAGGACTTACTGGTCACCATGCTGGGAGATCTTACCGCCATGCAGACCATGGTCTACCGCCTGTCCAAAATGCAAGATGCCGGAGAACTAAAAGACGAACATGCTTCCCTAGCAAAAGTTTTCTGCACCCTGCGCATGCGTACCATTGTGGACCACTCACGTGAGCTGTTTGGCGGCAATGGCATACTCCTGGAATACGACATCGCCCGCTTTGTGGCCGATGCAGAGGCCATCTACTCCTATGAAGGCACCAAGGAAATCAACTCCCTCATCGTCGGCCGTGCCATCACAGGGCACAGTGCATTTGTGTAG
- a CDS encoding GDSL-type esterase/lipase family protein, protein MKKFLLSLLLLTSIFFSATAQSPIKVACVGNSITQGPGRDHPDSWPLLMQNVLGDDYLVKNFGVSGRTLLKNGDYPFWNEPQFQEVQDFGADILVIKLGTNDSKPQNWKYKDEFVQNYIDMINVFRETMPDDGEVYVCIPVPVFKDNFGITESVMVDEMRPMLKEIAKATNSKMINLYKPLKKHGDLFADGVHPNKEGNQLMAEAVAKKIK, encoded by the coding sequence ATGAAAAAATTCCTTCTGAGCCTCCTATTGCTCACGAGTATTTTCTTTAGCGCCACAGCCCAATCACCAATTAAGGTAGCCTGCGTTGGCAATAGCATTACCCAAGGACCTGGCAGAGACCACCCCGATAGCTGGCCACTGCTGATGCAAAACGTACTGGGTGATGATTACCTGGTCAAAAACTTCGGGGTCAGCGGACGTACCCTCCTCAAAAACGGTGATTACCCTTTCTGGAACGAGCCGCAGTTTCAAGAAGTCCAGGACTTTGGTGCTGACATCTTGGTCATCAAGCTGGGCACCAACGATTCCAAGCCCCAAAACTGGAAGTATAAAGATGAGTTTGTCCAGAATTATATTGACATGATCAATGTCTTCAGGGAAACTATGCCGGATGATGGTGAAGTATATGTCTGCATTCCCGTGCCGGTATTCAAAGATAATTTTGGCATCACTGAAAGTGTGATGGTCGATGAAATGCGCCCCATGCTAAAGGAAATCGCCAAAGCCACCAACTCCAAAATGATCAACCTCTACAAACCACTGAAAAAACACGGGGACCTATTTGCCGACGGCGTCCACCCAAACAAAGAAGGCAACCAGCTGATGGCCGAAGCCGTGGCCAAAAAGATTAAGTAG
- a CDS encoding NAD(P)H-dependent oxidoreductase, translated as MRKILIINGHPDRKSYNFGLSEAYKTGAEKSGADVKEIHIRDLDFNPNLQFGYRKRTELEPDLLDAQEKLKWAEHLVWVYPVWWGSVPAMMKGFLDRVLLPGFAFKKRKDSLWWERCFIGKTARIICTLDQPAWYYRLIYGSPSHNAMKKGTLNFIGVKKVRITCIGPIRLSKDTFRERWLEKVEKLGQKHI; from the coding sequence ATGAGAAAAATACTGATCATCAACGGCCATCCGGATAGGAAAAGTTATAATTTTGGATTGTCAGAAGCCTATAAGACAGGTGCTGAAAAATCAGGTGCCGACGTAAAGGAAATTCATATCAGGGATTTGGATTTCAACCCTAACTTGCAATTTGGCTATCGAAAGCGAACCGAGCTTGAACCAGACTTATTGGATGCGCAAGAGAAGCTGAAATGGGCCGAACACCTGGTGTGGGTTTATCCAGTTTGGTGGGGTTCTGTGCCTGCTATGATGAAAGGCTTCTTGGATCGTGTCTTGCTGCCGGGTTTTGCCTTTAAGAAAAGGAAGGATTCCTTGTGGTGGGAAAGATGCTTTATAGGCAAAACAGCAAGGATAATTTGCACCTTGGATCAACCGGCTTGGTATTATCGATTGATTTATGGAAGTCCAAGCCATAATGCCATGAAAAAGGGGACATTGAACTTTATAGGGGTAAAAAAGGTAAGGATCACCTGTATTGGCCCGATAAGGCTATCAAAGGATACGTTTAGGGAAAGGTGGTTGGAGAAGGTTGAAAAGCTGGGACAAAAGCATATATAA
- a CDS encoding helix-turn-helix domain-containing protein gives MKPLAEFVKERRKKVNLTQEEFAERAGIALTVVRKIEQGKTNLNMDKVNLVLQMFGHELAPVNSKDLNNLK, from the coding sequence ATGAAGCCATTAGCAGAGTTTGTGAAAGAACGGAGAAAAAAAGTTAACCTAACTCAGGAAGAATTTGCGGAACGTGCAGGAATCGCACTAACTGTGGTACGCAAAATCGAACAGGGCAAAACAAATCTGAATATGGATAAGGTTAACTTAGTTCTTCAGATGTTTGGGCATGAACTAGCACCTGTCAACAGTAAAGATCTAAACAATCTGAAATAA
- the gcvP gene encoding aminomethyl-transferring glycine dehydrogenase, with translation MKIDLTPSVKFEDRHNGPSANDVSEMLAKIGAASIDELIDQTIPKAIQLDNPLNLPEAKSEAAFLKDFRKMAAKNKIYKSFIGLGYYDTITPGVILRNVLENPGWYTAYTPYQAEIAQGRLEALVNFQTMVMDLTGMELANASLLDEGTAAAEAMNMLFATRPRDKKKATKFFVDEKVFVQTKEILKTRALPIGVTLVEGPLRELNLEDPELYGVLLQYPNADGEAIDYKALVETAKENSVATAFSADLLALTLLTPPGEMGADVVVGTTQRFGVPMGFGGPHAAYFATKDAYKRQVPGRIIGISVDRDGNKAYRMALQTREQHIKRERATSNICTAQVLLAVMAGMYAVYHGPKGLKDIALKIHGLAKLTAQGLAKLGFEQENENYFDTLKIKVDDVKQSKIKAFALSHEMNFRYEPGYIYLAFDEAKTVEDVQEIIEVFARTTHSSADVVDLGSMVDHLSFEVADGLKRTSDYMDHMIFNAFHSEHEMLRYIKRLENRDLSLVHSMISLGSCTMKLNATAEMIPVTWPEFGQLHPFVPQDQAAGYYALFQDLRNWLSEITGFAETSLQPNSGAQGEFAGLMVIRAYHESRGESHRNIALIPSSAHGTNPASAVMAGMKVVIVKCDDKGNIDLGDLKEKAEKHKDNLSSFLVTYPSTHGVFEEAIREMCRIVHENGGQVYMDGANMNAQVGLTSPGVIGADVCHLNLHKTFCIPHGGGGPGMGPICVAKHLEEFLPSSPLVKTGGQQSISAISAAPFGSASILPISYAYIAMMGREGLKHATQTAILNANYIKARLGEFFPTLYTGAQGRAAHEMIVDFREFKTVGVEVEDIAKRLIDYGFHSPTVSFPVAGTMMIEPTESESKAELDRFCDALISIRGEIREIEEGKADAENNVLKNAPHTAGMVMSDAWNLPYSREKAVYPLEYVKNSKFWPTVRRIDSAYGDRNLVCSCIPTEDYAEEVSNI, from the coding sequence ATGAAAATTGATTTGACCCCCTCCGTGAAGTTTGAAGATCGCCATAACGGCCCCTCCGCCAACGACGTGTCGGAGATGCTTGCGAAAATCGGTGCTGCCAGCATTGATGAGCTGATCGATCAAACCATCCCCAAAGCCATCCAACTGGACAATCCCCTTAACCTGCCCGAGGCAAAATCAGAAGCCGCATTTCTGAAGGATTTCCGAAAAATGGCCGCTAAAAACAAAATCTATAAGTCATTTATCGGATTAGGTTATTACGATACCATCACGCCTGGTGTGATTTTGAGAAATGTACTCGAAAACCCAGGATGGTACACGGCTTATACTCCTTATCAGGCAGAAATCGCCCAGGGAAGACTGGAAGCACTGGTGAATTTCCAGACCATGGTAATGGACCTTACCGGTATGGAGCTGGCCAATGCCTCCCTATTGGATGAGGGCACAGCAGCCGCTGAAGCGATGAATATGCTGTTTGCAACCCGTCCAAGGGACAAGAAAAAAGCCACAAAGTTTTTTGTGGACGAGAAGGTATTTGTCCAAACCAAAGAAATCCTTAAAACCAGGGCGCTTCCGATAGGCGTGACCTTGGTGGAAGGGCCATTGAGAGAACTGAACCTAGAAGATCCGGAACTTTATGGTGTACTGCTTCAGTACCCGAATGCTGACGGGGAAGCGATAGATTATAAAGCCTTGGTGGAAACAGCCAAGGAAAATAGCGTAGCCACCGCTTTCTCTGCGGATCTGCTTGCCCTTACCCTGCTGACCCCTCCGGGTGAAATGGGAGCCGATGTGGTTGTTGGAACCACGCAGCGATTTGGTGTACCAATGGGCTTTGGAGGGCCCCATGCCGCTTATTTTGCGACCAAGGATGCTTATAAGCGTCAAGTGCCTGGCCGAATCATCGGTATTTCGGTCGACAGAGACGGCAATAAGGCCTACAGAATGGCCTTGCAGACACGGGAGCAGCACATCAAGCGCGAAAGAGCCACATCCAATATCTGTACCGCACAGGTGCTATTGGCCGTGATGGCGGGGATGTACGCCGTATACCACGGACCAAAGGGGCTGAAAGACATTGCTTTGAAAATCCACGGGCTGGCCAAGCTGACCGCCCAGGGATTGGCCAAGCTGGGTTTTGAGCAAGAAAACGAAAACTACTTCGACACCCTTAAGATCAAAGTGGATGATGTGAAGCAGTCCAAGATCAAGGCCTTTGCGCTGTCACATGAAATGAACTTCCGCTACGAGCCGGGGTATATTTATTTGGCATTTGATGAAGCCAAGACGGTGGAGGATGTCCAAGAGATCATTGAAGTATTTGCCCGGACGACGCACTCAAGTGCCGATGTGGTGGATTTGGGATCCATGGTAGATCATCTCAGCTTTGAGGTAGCCGATGGCCTGAAAAGGACATCTGACTACATGGACCATATGATCTTCAATGCATTTCACTCTGAGCACGAGATGTTGCGTTATATCAAGCGATTGGAAAACAGGGACCTGTCTCTGGTGCATTCCATGATTTCGCTTGGTTCATGTACGATGAAGCTGAATGCAACTGCTGAGATGATTCCGGTTACTTGGCCAGAGTTTGGTCAGCTGCATCCATTTGTGCCGCAGGATCAGGCAGCAGGCTACTATGCGCTGTTCCAAGACTTAAGAAATTGGCTGTCAGAGATCACTGGCTTTGCCGAAACTTCCCTTCAGCCCAACTCAGGGGCGCAAGGGGAATTTGCCGGACTCATGGTGATACGTGCTTACCACGAAAGCAGGGGCGAAAGCCATCGAAATATCGCCTTGATCCCTTCATCCGCACACGGTACCAATCCCGCCTCAGCCGTTATGGCCGGTATGAAAGTAGTCATCGTAAAATGTGATGACAAGGGAAATATTGACCTTGGCGACCTGAAAGAAAAAGCAGAAAAGCATAAAGATAACCTATCTTCCTTCCTGGTGACCTATCCGTCCACTCACGGAGTGTTCGAAGAGGCTATTCGGGAAATGTGCCGGATCGTTCATGAAAATGGCGGTCAGGTGTACATGGACGGTGCCAATATGAATGCACAGGTAGGGCTTACCAGTCCAGGTGTTATCGGTGCTGATGTGTGCCACCTCAACCTGCACAAAACCTTCTGCATCCCTCACGGCGGCGGTGGGCCAGGCATGGGGCCAATTTGTGTGGCCAAGCACCTGGAGGAATTTTTGCCGAGCAGCCCATTGGTGAAGACAGGAGGCCAGCAATCTATTTCTGCCATTTCAGCAGCACCTTTCGGTAGTGCCAGCATCCTGCCAATATCCTATGCTTACATCGCCATGATGGGCAGGGAAGGTCTGAAACATGCCACTCAAACGGCCATCCTGAATGCCAACTATATCAAAGCACGCCTTGGTGAGTTTTTCCCGACACTTTACACAGGTGCGCAAGGGAGAGCGGCTCACGAGATGATTGTGGATTTCAGGGAGTTTAAGACAGTAGGTGTGGAAGTGGAAGACATTGCCAAGCGATTGATCGATTACGGCTTCCATTCACCGACCGTTTCTTTCCCAGTGGCGGGCACCATGATGATCGAGCCTACCGAATCAGAAAGCAAAGCCGAGCTGGACAGGTTCTGTGATGCGCTGATCTCCATCCGCGGCGAAATCCGTGAGATCGAAGAAGGTAAGGCAGATGCTGAAAACAATGTGCTGAAAAATGCCCCGCATACGGCTGGCATGGTAATGAGTGATGCCTGGAACTTACCTTACAGCAGAGAAAAAGCGGTTTATCCACTGGAATATGTAAAAAACAGCAAATTCTGGCCAACCGTCAGAAGGATCGATTCTGCTTACGGTGACAGGAACTTGGTCTGCAGCTGCATTCCTACGGAAGATTATGCCGAAGAAGTATCTAACATTTAG